In Euzebyales bacterium, the genomic window GATGCGCACGAGCACCCACGCGATGAAGAAGATCCCGACGGTCCGCAGGATGTCGGGGACGAGCACGCCGAGCAGCTGGGCCCAGAACTCGCTGTTGGTCAGGTCGAGGAAGTACGAGCAGATCTGGCTGTCGTCGCAGGCCTGCTGCGCCTCCTCGCCGAGGTTGCCCTGCTGTGCGAGAAGCAGGCCGTGCAGGTGGGGAACGCTCCACATGTGCGCGTCACCTTCTCGTGCGCGTGGGTGGGTGGGGGGTACGGCGAGCCGGCAACGCTAGCGCGACCGTGCCCGGGTGTCAGCCCGCGACGCCGACGGGATCGGGGCGGCGCCAGACGCCGGCGCGTTCGGCCTGACGGCCGGCGCGGTACGACGAGCGGACGAGCGGCCCGGACTCGACCCAGTCGAAGCCCATGTCCATGCCGATGCGGTGGTAGCGCTCGAACTCGGCGGGCTCCACGTACCGCTGCAGCGCGAGGTGCCGGTGGGTGGGCTGGAGGTACTGGTTGATGGTCAGCAGCTGGCAGCCCACCGAGCGCAGATCGCGCATCGCGTCGACCACCTCGTCCTCGGTCTCGCCCATGCCGAGCATCAGGTTGGACTTGGTGGCGCTGCGCGACCAGCGGCGTGCGCGGTCCAGCAGCTCGAGGCTGCGGTCGTAGCGGAACCCGGGCCTCACGTGGCGGAACAGCCGGCGCGGTGTCTCGAGGTTGTGTGCCAACACCTCCGGCTCGGACTCGAGGACCATCCGCAGCGGTTCCTCGCGGCCGCGGAAGTCATCGACGAGCAGCTCCACCCCGCAGTGGGGTAGCCGCTGCTTGATCTGCCGACAGGTCTCGGCGTAGAGCCAGGCGGCGCCGTCGGGCAGGTCGTCGCGCGCGACACCGGTCACGACCGCGAAGTTCAGGCCCATCTTCTCAACCGCCTCGGCCACGCGGCGTGGCTCGTCCCGGTCGTACTCGGTCGGCTTACCGGTCGCGATCTCGCAGAAGCCGCACCGCCGTGTGCAATCCGGGCCGCCGATCAGCACGGTGGCGTCCCGGTCCTCCCAGCACTCGTGGATGTTGGGACAGCCCGCCTCCTCGCACACGGTGTGCAGGTCGTTCTCGCGCATGGTGCGTTTGAGGTCGCGATAGTTGGGGCCTGCCAGCGGCACCTGCCGCTTGATCCACGACGGCTTGCGCTGCGCGACGGACGGCGCGCCGACCACGGTCAGCCGTGTGGCGCCGTCGGGGATGATCGAGCTCACGTGCTGTGACCTTCGGTCGTGTGCGGAGCCGTGGACCTCACCGATTCTAGGTGCGTCCCGGTGGTGCGGAGCGGTCGGGGACACCACTCACGCCGCCTGTCCGGCGGCGTCGAGACCGGCGGCGTCGGACCAGCGCACCGGTCGGTCGAGTCCCCGGGCCAGCGCGTCGACGAGTGCGC contains:
- the lipA gene encoding lipoyl synthase, with translation MSSIIPDGATRLTVVGAPSVAQRKPSWIKRQVPLAGPNYRDLKRTMRENDLHTVCEEAGCPNIHECWEDRDATVLIGGPDCTRRCGFCEIATGKPTEYDRDEPRRVAEAVEKMGLNFAVVTGVARDDLPDGAAWLYAETCRQIKQRLPHCGVELLVDDFRGREEPLRMVLESEPEVLAHNLETPRRLFRHVRPGFRYDRSLELLDRARRWSRSATKSNLMLGMGETEDEVVDAMRDLRSVGCQLLTINQYLQPTHRHLALQRYVEPAEFERYHRIGMDMGFDWVESGPLVRSSYRAGRQAERAGVWRRPDPVGVAG